A window from Candidatus Fusobacterium pullicola encodes these proteins:
- a CDS encoding site-specific DNA-methyltransferase, which translates to MNTFELFNEDCLNQIKNIQNHSIDLILTDPPYNIAKYSTGDIFLPNRSPLNNSIATWDLVEINPVDFLVEFKRILKPTGNIFIFTSYNLLGKWHDVFDKEFDTFQYFIWHKTNPTPKIYKNGFLNSCELIICLWNKGHTWNFTKQNEMHNFFESPICMRPERLQNPKHPTQKPIKLLQHLIKIGSNEGDLVYDPFMGVGSTAIACLKLNRNFIGCEIDKSYFEATKNRINKEMTKNA; encoded by the coding sequence TCATTCAATAGATTTAATCTTAACTGACCCTCCGTATAATATTGCTAAATATTCTACGGGAGATATTTTTCTTCCTAATAGAAGTCCATTAAATAATAGTATTGCAACATGGGATTTAGTTGAAATTAATCCCGTTGATTTTTTAGTTGAATTTAAAAGAATTTTAAAACCAACTGGAAATATATTTATTTTTACAAGTTATAATCTTTTAGGAAAATGGCATGATGTCTTTGATAAAGAATTTGATACCTTTCAGTATTTTATTTGGCATAAAACCAATCCTACTCCTAAAATTTATAAAAATGGTTTCTTGAATAGTTGTGAATTGATTATTTGTCTTTGGAACAAAGGACATACTTGGAATTTTACAAAACAAAATGAAATGCACAATTTCTTTGAAAGTCCTATTTGTATGAGGCCTGAAAGACTACAAAATCCAAAACACCCAACTCAAAAACCTATAAAATTATTACAACATCTTATTAAGATTGGAAGTAATGAAGGAGATTTAGTCTATGACCCATTTATGGGAGTTGGCTCTACTGCTATCGCTTGTCTTAAATTAAATAGAAATTTTATTGGTTGTGAAATTGATAAAAGCTATTTTGAAGCTACAAAAAATAGAATTAATAAGGAGATGACCAAAAATGCTTGA
- a CDS encoding DNA adenine methylase produces MKPLIKWPGGKGREIKNFEKLIPKFDKYIEPFFGGGAVFFYLEPNKAYINDVSSNLILFYKMIKENNEEFIEYLKKYSLIWNLLLDTVSKDIELLNNYYDEEDEQNLKKYIKKISANTYDEKIILNTERFEKILKKNVFDKFKRTKKNEEKAPFTKKDLRENLITGFMSGLYMYFRDIYNEVMLDKIVVSNAYKIANFYFIREYCYGSMFRYNSKGEFNIPYGGISYNGKNFNEKINNLLKKETQNLFRTTNIECKDFEEFIDNLELTENDFIFLDPPYDTEFSDYEGREFNKKDQERLYKTLKKVPAKFLLVIKNTDFIYNLYEKDFNILSFDKNYTYNVRSRNERGVEHLIITNYM; encoded by the coding sequence GTGAAACCATTAATAAAGTGGCCTGGGGGAAAAGGAAGAGAAATAAAAAATTTTGAAAAATTAATCCCTAAATTTGATAAATATATAGAACCTTTTTTTGGAGGAGGAGCAGTATTTTTTTACTTAGAGCCAAATAAGGCTTATATCAATGATGTATCTTCAAATCTAATACTTTTTTATAAAATGATAAAAGAAAATAATGAAGAGTTCATAGAGTACTTAAAAAAATATTCTTTAATTTGGAATTTATTATTAGATACTGTTAGTAAAGATATAGAATTATTAAATAATTATTATGATGAAGAAGATGAACAAAATTTAAAAAAATATATAAAGAAAATATCGGCAAACACTTATGATGAAAAAATAATTTTAAATACAGAAAGATTTGAAAAAATATTGAAAAAAAATGTGTTTGACAAATTTAAAAGAACTAAAAAAAATGAAGAAAAAGCTCCATTTACTAAAAAGGACTTAAGAGAGAATTTGATAACTGGATTTATGAGTGGTTTATATATGTATTTTAGAGATATTTATAATGAAGTTATGTTGGATAAAATAGTAGTTTCAAATGCTTATAAAATTGCTAATTTTTATTTCATAAGGGAGTACTGTTATGGTTCAATGTTTAGATATAATTCTAAAGGTGAATTTAATATTCCATATGGAGGGATTAGTTATAACGGAAAAAATTTTAATGAAAAAATTAATAATTTATTGAAGAAAGAAACTCAAAATTTATTTAGAACAACTAATATTGAATGTAAAGATTTTGAAGAATTTATAGATAATTTGGAGTTGACAGAAAATGATTTTATTTTTTTAGACCCACCATATGATACAGAGTTTTCTGATTATGAAGGAAGGGAATTTAATAAAAAAGACCAGGAAAGATTATATAAAACTTTAAAAAAAGTTCCTGCAAAATTTTTATTAGTTATAAAAAATACAGATTTTATATATAATTTATATGAAAAAGATTTTAATATTTTAAGTTTTGATAAAAATTATACTTATAATGTTAGAAGTAGAAATGAAAGAGGAGTTGAACATTTAATTATAACAAATTATATGTAA
- a CDS encoding restriction endonuclease subunit S: MRKVPKLRFKEFSDEWKEKKLGDILEVKNGVNASKEQYGKGIKFINVLDILNNDFITYDNIIGKVDIDNNTLEKYSVTYRDILFQRSSETREEVGMADVYLDKKNIATFGGFVIRGKKIREYIPIFLNKLLKTNLARNKITSKSGGSTRYNVGQETLKDIKLLFPVL; the protein is encoded by the coding sequence ATGAGAAAAGTACCAAAATTAAGATTTAAAGAGTTTAGTGATGAGTGGAAAGAGAAGAAACTGGGAGATATATTAGAAGTTAAAAATGGGGTAAATGCTTCAAAAGAGCAATATGGAAAAGGGATTAAATTTATAAATGTCTTGGATATTTTAAATAATGACTTTATAACTTATGATAATATTATTGGGAAAGTTGATATAGATAATAATACATTAGAAAAATATTCTGTGACTTATAGAGATATACTTTTTCAAAGAAGCTCTGAAACTAGGGAAGAAGTAGGAATGGCTGATGTATATTTAGATAAAAAAAATATAGCAACTTTTGGTGGATTTGTTATAAGAGGAAAAAAAATAAGAGAATATATCCCTATTTTTTTAAATAAACTTTTAAAAACTAATTTAGCAAGAAATAAAATAACTTCAAAATCAGGAGGAAGTACAAGATACAATGTTGGACAAGAAACATTAAAAGATATAAAATTATTATTTCCAGTACTTTGA
- a CDS encoding GNAT family acetyltransferase: MEFKDSKNLYDYIIHLSTYDINKMIEKAETEEEKIFYLKLEELKTQLLQEKLIAKGVY; encoded by the coding sequence ATAGAATTTAAAGATAGTAAAAATTTATATGATTACATTATTCATTTATCTACTTATGATATTAATAAAATGATAGAAAAAGCTGAAACTGAAGAAGAAAAAATATTTTATTTAAAGTTGGAAGAATTAAAAACTCAATTACTTCAAGAAAAATTAATAGCGAAAGGAGTATACTAA
- a CDS encoding SAM-dependent methyltransferase, which yields MKESFLSDKRFSSYGKLASSSKADFAFIQHMIYQLADDGIMAVIVPHGVLFRGASEGVIRKYLLKDKNYIDAIIGLPPNIFYGTSIPTCIIVVKKNRKADDDILFIDASNEFEKAKNQNYLRDEDVDKIVNTYVNREEIEKYSKKVSMKEIEENDYNLNIPRYVDTFEEEEEINLDEIVEKIGKIDEEMREIDKTIKSFCDELGIKAPVI from the coding sequence ATTAAAGAAAGCTTTTTATCAGATAAGAGATTCTCTTCTTATGGAAAACTAGCTTCAAGTAGTAAGGCTGATTTTGCTTTCATTCAACATATGATTTATCAATTAGCAGATGATGGTATTATGGCTGTAATAGTTCCTCATGGAGTACTGTTTAGAGGAGCAAGTGAGGGAGTAATTAGAAAGTACCTATTGAAAGATAAAAACTATATAGATGCAATAATAGGATTACCACCAAATATTTTCTATGGTACATCAATACCTACTTGTATAATAGTAGTTAAGAAAAATAGAAAAGCTGATGATGATATCCTATTTATAGATGCTTCTAATGAGTTTGAAAAGGCTAAAAATCAAAACTACTTAAGAGATGAGGACGTAGATAAAATTGTAAATACCTATGTAAATAGAGAGGAGATAGAGAAGTACTCTAAAAAGGTAAGTATGAAGGAGATAGAGGAGAATGATTACAACCTAAATATCCCTAGATATGTAGATACCTTTGAAGAGGAAGAGGAAATCAACTTAGATGAGATAGTAGAAAAGATAGGTAAAATTGATGAGGAAATGAGAGAAATAGACAAGACTATTAAATCTTTTTGTGATGAGCTTGGAATAAAAGCTCCTGTAATATAA
- a CDS encoding nucleoside kinase, with the protein MVKFNKKKYSTTLKLILLKAINDILPSEEVIIDNSLNNGIYGYVEGFSMTEEKVEEISSKMQEIIEKNYPIELISSNSEELKARSNKIEREDVRKLLDNSGWTSIMEYAIDGYHDFVYERPYKFTGDVDLFELTKYNDGFILKYPLTEEMVLPPNINTPKIAKIFEESGAWNQILGVDTLGSLNEKVLHKEIGELIRVNEALHHKEIAKIAEQISDNKKIKLVTIAGPSSSGKTTFSKRLYIHLRANGINPIVISLDNYYIGRANVPVDENGKKDFETIEALDLKLLNQNLRDLIAGKEVEIPEYNFVTGEREEKGTMMKVPEKNGIIIIEGIHGLNERLTSEIPRENKFKIYISCLTQLNIDKHNRISTSDVREIRRLVRDSLSREEKGEGTLAMWSIVRKGEERHIFPYQEEADALFNSNLVYELGVLKSYALRELIKISPSSPYYEEAKRIMRFLYCFVDIKADLVPDDSILKEFIGGSIFYKY; encoded by the coding sequence ATGGTAAAATTTAATAAAAAAAAATACTCAACAACTTTGAAATTGATACTTTTAAAAGCGATAAATGACATTTTACCAAGTGAAGAAGTAATAATAGATAATTCATTAAACAATGGTATCTATGGATATGTAGAAGGTTTTTCTATGACAGAGGAAAAAGTAGAAGAGATTTCTAGTAAAATGCAAGAGATTATAGAGAAGAATTATCCCATTGAATTAATTAGTAGTAATAGTGAAGAGTTAAAAGCTAGAAGCAATAAGATAGAGAGAGAAGATGTTAGAAAACTATTAGATAATAGTGGTTGGACGAGCATAATGGAGTATGCTATAGATGGATACCATGATTTTGTATATGAGAGACCATATAAATTTACTGGAGATGTAGATCTTTTTGAATTAACTAAATATAATGATGGATTTATATTGAAGTATCCATTGACTGAGGAGATGGTACTTCCACCAAATATAAACACTCCAAAGATAGCTAAAATATTTGAGGAGTCTGGAGCATGGAATCAGATATTAGGAGTGGATACATTAGGAAGTTTAAATGAGAAGGTACTTCATAAAGAGATTGGTGAGTTGATTAGAGTAAACGAAGCTCTACATCACAAGGAGATAGCTAAAATAGCTGAACAGATTTCTGATAACAAAAAAATAAAATTAGTAACAATAGCAGGACCTTCATCTTCTGGGAAAACAACATTTAGTAAGAGATTATATATTCATTTAAGAGCAAATGGAATAAATCCAATTGTCATATCTTTAGATAACTACTATATAGGTAGAGCTAATGTTCCAGTTGACGAGAACGGAAAGAAAGACTTTGAAACAATAGAAGCTCTAGATTTAAAACTATTGAATCAAAATTTAAGAGATTTAATAGCAGGAAAAGAGGTAGAGATTCCAGAATATAACTTTGTAACTGGTGAGAGAGAAGAAAAAGGAACTATGATGAAAGTACCAGAGAAAAATGGAATAATCATCATAGAGGGAATACATGGTTTGAATGAAAGATTAACTTCTGAGATACCAAGAGAGAATAAGTTTAAAATATATATAAGTTGTTTAACTCAATTAAATATAGATAAACACAATAGAATATCTACAAGTGATGTAAGAGAGATTAGAAGATTGGTAAGAGATAGCCTTTCAAGAGAGGAGAAGGGAGAGGGAACTCTAGCTATGTGGTCTATCGTAAGAAAAGGAGAAGAGAGACACATATTCCCTTATCAAGAGGAGGCAGATGCACTATTCAATAGTAATCTTGTATATGAGTTAGGAGTTTTAAAAAGCTATGCTCTAAGAGAGTTGATTAAGATAAGTCCAAGTAGCCCATATTATGAAGAGGCTAAAAGAATAATGAGATTTTTATACTGCTTTGTAGATATAAAAGCTGATTTAGTACCTGATGACTCTATTCTTAAAGAGTTTATTGGTGGAAGTATCTTCTATAAATATTAA
- a CDS encoding CoA-disulfide reductase, with amino-acid sequence MKIIIIGGVAAGMSAAAKASRIDKNAEIVIYEKTEIVSWGACGLPYYVGNFYEDPNNMIARPVEKFIEAGMNIKIKHEVVGIDVEKKEVTIKNLVTGETFTDNYDKLMVATGAHAIMPPIKNLSTKGVYTLKDYTDGIVLKEEMMKDEIQDIIVVGAGYIGIEVVEAAKHLGKRSVRLIQLGERVLLESFDKEITDVMEEEIRSHEGVELHLEEAVQEIVEKDGKVVGIKTNKGEYKADLVVISTGVRPNTAFLKDTGIEMLPNGALVIDEFGKTSIDSIYSAGDCATVYHIVRKENVYIPLATTANKIGRIVGENLAGKNTAFKGTLGSAAIKVLDVEAGRTGITENEAIKMGINYKTVFVKDKNQTNYYPGREDIFVKLIYNADTRVLLGAQIAGKKGAVLRVDALATAIYSGLTVDEIGMMDFCYAPPFARTWDVMNVAGNVAK; translated from the coding sequence ATGAAAATCATCATTATTGGTGGAGTTGCCGCTGGAATGTCAGCTGCTGCAAAAGCTAGTAGAATAGATAAGAATGCTGAAATTGTTATCTATGAAAAAACTGAAATTGTTTCATGGGGAGCTTGTGGACTTCCTTACTATGTTGGAAACTTCTATGAAGATCCTAACAACATGATTGCAAGACCTGTTGAGAAATTCATCGAAGCAGGAATGAACATCAAAATTAAACACGAAGTTGTTGGAATTGATGTTGAAAAGAAAGAGGTTACTATTAAAAATCTAGTTACTGGAGAAACATTTACAGATAACTATGATAAACTTATGGTAGCAACTGGAGCTCACGCTATTATGCCTCCAATTAAAAACCTTTCAACAAAAGGAGTTTACACTTTAAAAGATTATACTGATGGTATAGTTTTAAAGGAAGAGATGATGAAAGATGAAATCCAAGATATCATAGTTGTTGGAGCTGGATATATTGGAATCGAAGTTGTAGAAGCTGCTAAGCACTTAGGAAAAAGAAGTGTTAGACTTATACAATTAGGAGAAAGAGTATTACTTGAAAGCTTCGACAAAGAGATTACTGATGTTATGGAAGAAGAGATCAGATCTCACGAAGGTGTAGAGTTACATCTTGAAGAGGCTGTTCAAGAGATAGTTGAAAAAGATGGAAAAGTTGTTGGTATCAAAACTAATAAAGGGGAGTACAAAGCTGATTTAGTAGTTATCTCTACTGGAGTTAGACCTAATACTGCTTTCTTAAAAGATACTGGAATCGAAATGTTACCAAACGGAGCTCTTGTTATAGATGAGTTTGGAAAAACAAGTATAGATTCTATCTATTCAGCTGGAGACTGTGCTACTGTTTACCATATAGTAAGAAAGGAGAATGTATACATTCCTCTTGCTACTACTGCTAACAAAATTGGTAGAATTGTAGGAGAAAACCTAGCTGGTAAAAATACTGCATTCAAAGGAACTCTAGGTTCTGCAGCTATAAAAGTTTTAGATGTTGAAGCTGGTAGAACAGGAATTACTGAGAATGAAGCTATAAAAATGGGAATCAACTACAAAACTGTATTTGTAAAAGATAAAAACCAAACAAACTACTATCCTGGAAGAGAGGATATATTTGTTAAATTAATATACAATGCTGATACAAGAGTTCTTTTGGGTGCTCAAATAGCTGGTAAAAAAGGAGCTGTTCTAAGAGTTGACGCTTTAGCTACTGCTATCTATTCAGGACTTACTGTTGATGAAATTGGAATGATGGACTTCTGTTATGCTCCACCATTCGCTAGAACTTGGGATGTTATGAACGTTGCTGGAAATGTTGCAAAATAA
- a CDS encoding cation:dicarboxylase symporter family transporter, producing the protein MNSVFFKQFLMISDIKTIIFLIALVAIIMVINRLPKEKFNFSAKVMTATFIGLILGLVIQVVAGFPHDPMKLTFVRETTLWYSLLGGGFISLIRMLVIPLVMVSIIHVIINMKEDANLGSLVKRTLTISLAMVAISVAVGLVFGILFKVGKFDEATSVITEGGRQIREVKNIVDTLKALIPSNPVEAMVNLNIVGLVIFSSIVGVAAKRMSKKYMAIVKPFFDLINAFQKIIVSMAMSIIKWMPAAVVPLLANTIAQKGVHAIAEVGKFIVVLYLAVAVMFVVQMIAVAVFGMNPFTYVKKCTSLLLLAFTSRSSVGCLPVTISTLTNKLGVTESTASFVGSFGTTAGMQGCAGIFPALTIVFVTHMSGHSIDMTMFAMAIIVVAISSLGIAGIPGTATMAASVGLSGTGLAALFPLINPILAIDPIIDMPRTMLNVIGSVTNALMVDKSLGLINMNTYNDPNAGNEASSAEME; encoded by the coding sequence ATGAATAGCGTATTTTTTAAACAATTTTTAATGATTAGTGATATCAAAACTATCATTTTCTTAATAGCACTAGTTGCTATAATCATGGTTATCAACAGATTACCAAAGGAAAAATTTAACTTCTCAGCTAAAGTTATGACTGCTACTTTTATAGGATTAATCTTAGGATTAGTTATTCAAGTTGTTGCTGGATTCCCTCATGATCCTATGAAACTTACATTCGTTAGAGAAACTACTTTATGGTATAGCTTACTTGGTGGAGGATTCATCTCTTTAATTAGAATGCTTGTTATTCCTCTAGTTATGGTTTCTATCATCCACGTTATTATCAACATGAAAGAAGATGCAAACCTTGGATCATTAGTAAAGAGAACTCTTACTATATCTTTAGCTATGGTTGCTATTTCTGTTGCAGTTGGATTAGTTTTCGGAATTTTATTCAAAGTTGGAAAATTTGATGAGGCTACTTCTGTTATCACTGAAGGTGGAAGACAAATCAGAGAAGTTAAGAATATCGTTGACACATTAAAAGCTCTTATCCCTTCTAACCCAGTTGAAGCAATGGTTAACTTAAACATCGTTGGTTTAGTAATCTTCTCTTCAATCGTTGGAGTTGCTGCTAAGAGAATGTCAAAGAAATATATGGCTATAGTTAAACCTTTCTTTGATTTAATAAATGCTTTCCAAAAAATTATTGTTTCTATGGCTATGAGTATCATAAAATGGATGCCAGCTGCTGTTGTACCATTACTTGCTAACACAATAGCTCAAAAAGGTGTTCATGCTATAGCTGAAGTTGGTAAATTTATAGTTGTTCTTTACCTTGCAGTTGCTGTTATGTTTGTTGTTCAAATGATAGCTGTTGCTGTATTTGGAATGAACCCATTTACTTATGTAAAAAAATGTACATCATTACTTTTACTAGCTTTCACTTCTAGATCAAGTGTTGGATGTTTACCAGTAACTATCTCTACTTTAACTAACAAATTAGGTGTTACTGAGTCTACAGCTAGCTTTGTTGGAAGTTTCGGAACTACAGCAGGAATGCAAGGATGTGCTGGAATATTCCCTGCTTTAACAATCGTATTCGTTACTCATATGAGTGGACACTCAATTGATATGACTATGTTTGCTATGGCTATTATAGTTGTTGCTATCAGTTCTCTAGGAATAGCTGGAATACCTGGTACAGCTACAATGGCTGCTTCAGTTGGATTATCAGGAACAGGACTTGCTGCTCTATTCCCATTAATCAACCCTATCCTTGCTATAGATCCTATCATAGATATGCCAAGAACTATGTTAAACGTTATCGGTTCAGTTACTAACGCATTAATGGTAGATAAGAGCTTAGGATTAATCAATATGAATACTTATAATGATCCTAACGCAGGAAATGAAGCTTCATCTGCTGAAATGGAATAA
- a CDS encoding ATP-binding cassette domain-containing protein → MENKVLLEVKNLKKYFNTPKGLLHAVDDINFTICEGKTLGVVGESGCGKSTTGRVILRLLEATDGEILFEGENIRNYSKEQMREMRKKMQIIFQDPFASLNPRMTVSEIIAEPLVIHKMCKSKAELEARVKELMDTVGLSERLMNTYPHELDGGRRQRIGIARALALKPKFIVCDEPVSALDVSIQAQVLNLMKDLQEEFGLTYMFITHDLSVVKHFSDDIAVMYLGQLVEKAPSKMLFKNPIHPYTKALLSAIPVPSVRKKMERIKLQGEITSPINPDKGCRFAKRCVYAKDICRQQEPALKEVGEGHFFACHLAEELGFVEK, encoded by the coding sequence ATGGAAAATAAAGTATTATTAGAAGTAAAAAATCTAAAAAAATATTTCAATACTCCTAAGGGACTTTTACATGCAGTTGATGATATAAACTTCACTATATGTGAAGGAAAAACACTTGGAGTGGTTGGAGAATCAGGATGTGGAAAATCTACAACTGGAAGAGTAATTTTAAGACTTCTTGAGGCTACAGATGGGGAGATCCTATTTGAGGGAGAGAATATAAGAAATTATTCAAAAGAGCAAATGAGAGAGATGAGAAAGAAAATGCAAATCATATTCCAAGACCCATTTGCATCTTTAAATCCAAGAATGACAGTAAGTGAGATTATAGCAGAGCCATTAGTAATACATAAGATGTGTAAATCTAAAGCTGAATTAGAAGCTAGAGTAAAAGAGCTTATGGATACAGTTGGACTTAGTGAGAGACTTATGAATACTTATCCTCATGAATTAGATGGAGGAAGAAGACAAAGAATAGGAATAGCAAGAGCATTAGCTTTAAAACCTAAATTTATAGTTTGTGATGAGCCAGTATCAGCTCTTGACGTATCAATTCAAGCACAAGTTCTAAACCTAATGAAAGATTTACAAGAGGAATTTGGACTTACATACATGTTTATAACTCATGACTTATCAGTTGTAAAACATTTCTCTGATGATATAGCTGTAATGTATCTAGGACAATTAGTTGAAAAAGCACCGTCTAAGATGCTTTTCAAAAATCCAATACATCCATATACAAAAGCTTTATTATCAGCAATTCCAGTACCAAGTGTAAGAAAGAAAATGGAAAGAATAAAACTTCAAGGAGAGATAACTTCACCTATCAATCCAGATAAAGGATGTAGATTTGCTAAGAGATGTGTGTATGCAAAGGATATTTGTAGACAACAAGAGCCAGCATTGAAAGAGGTAGGAGAAGGACACTTCTTTGCTTGTCATCTAGCTGAAGAGTTAGGATTTGTAGAAAAATAG
- a CDS encoding ABC transporter ATP-binding protein: MSKLLEIKDLTIQYVTEDEVVSAVNGLEIELEEGETIGLVGETGAGKTTTALGIMGLVPNPPGKILSGKITFEGKDLLSLSEEEMRNIRGNKISMIFQDPMTSLNPVMTVGEQIAEVIEIHEQLGKEKSFEKAKEMLELVGIPGARANDFPHQFSGGMKQRVVIAIALACNPKLLIADEPTTALDVTIQAQVLDLMNDLKEKFKTAMILITHDLGVVAQVCDKVAIMYAGEIVEAGSLIDVFENPKHPYTHGLFGSIPSLDEECDRLKPIQGLMPDPTNLPSGCKFHPRCPHATELCSKEQPRVTEIEAGHKVRCLICEGKVKAIGEEK, encoded by the coding sequence ATGAGTAAATTATTAGAAATAAAAGATTTAACTATACAGTATGTAACTGAAGATGAAGTAGTTTCTGCTGTAAATGGACTTGAGATAGAGTTAGAAGAGGGAGAAACGATTGGACTTGTTGGAGAAACAGGAGCAGGAAAAACAACAACTGCTCTTGGAATAATGGGATTAGTTCCAAATCCTCCTGGAAAAATATTAAGTGGAAAGATTACTTTTGAAGGTAAGGATTTACTTTCTTTATCGGAAGAAGAGATGAGAAATATCAGAGGAAATAAAATATCAATGATATTCCAAGATCCAATGACATCACTAAATCCAGTAATGACAGTTGGAGAGCAAATTGCTGAAGTAATAGAGATACATGAGCAATTAGGAAAAGAAAAATCTTTTGAAAAAGCAAAAGAGATGTTAGAATTAGTTGGAATTCCAGGAGCAAGAGCAAATGATTTCCCACATCAATTCTCTGGTGGAATGAAGCAAAGGGTTGTTATAGCTATTGCTTTAGCTTGTAATCCAAAACTTCTAATAGCTGATGAACCAACAACAGCTCTAGACGTTACTATTCAAGCACAAGTACTAGATTTAATGAATGATCTAAAAGAGAAGTTTAAAACAGCAATGATACTTATAACACATGACCTTGGAGTAGTTGCTCAAGTATGTGATAAGGTAGCTATAATGTATGCTGGAGAGATAGTAGAAGCAGGAAGTTTAATAGATGTATTTGAAAATCCAAAACACCCATATACTCATGGATTATTTGGATCTATACCAAGTCTTGATGAAGAGTGTGATAGATTAAAACCAATACAAGGACTTATGCCAGATCCTACAAACCTTCCATCAGGATGTAAATTCCACCCTAGATGTCCACATGCAACTGAACTTTGTTCAAAAGAGCAACCAAGAGTTACAGAGATAGAAGCTGGACATAAAGTAAGATGTCTTATATGTGAAGGAAAAGTAAAGGCTATAGGGGAGGAAAAATAA
- a CDS encoding ABC transporter permease, producing MSNINTSNKKRSQWLEVWRRLKRNKMAVLGLVILIILVLLAVFANVIANYDNVVIKQNLSQRLQAPSAAHWLGTDEFGRDIFARLVHGTRVSLQVGIIAVGISIVIGGILGAIAGYYGGKLDNIIMRVMDIFLAVPSILLAIAIVSALGPSILNLMLAISISSVPSYARIVRASVLSIRDQEFIEAAKAIGASNTRIIFRHIIPNSLAPVIVQATLGVASAILSTAGLSFIGLGIQPPAPEWGSMLSGGRQYLRYAWWVTTFPGVAIMITILSLNLLGDGLRDALDPRLKQ from the coding sequence ATGTCGAATATAAATACTTCAAATAAAAAAAGAAGTCAATGGTTAGAAGTATGGAGAAGATTAAAAAGAAATAAGATGGCAGTTTTAGGATTAGTAATCTTAATAATTCTTGTTTTACTTGCTGTATTTGCTAATGTAATAGCAAATTATGACAATGTAGTTATTAAGCAAAACCTATCACAAAGATTACAAGCTCCAAGTGCTGCACATTGGTTGGGAACAGATGAATTTGGAAGAGATATATTTGCAAGACTTGTACATGGAACAAGAGTTTCTTTACAAGTTGGTATTATAGCTGTTGGAATTTCAATAGTAATAGGTGGAATTTTAGGAGCAATAGCTGGTTATTATGGTGGAAAATTAGATAATATCATAATGAGAGTGATGGATATATTCTTGGCTGTACCAAGTATATTATTAGCAATAGCTATAGTTTCAGCATTAGGACCAAGTATTTTAAACTTAATGTTAGCTATTAGTATTTCAAGCGTTCCAAGCTATGCAAGAATAGTTAGAGCATCAGTTCTTTCAATTAGAGACCAAGAGTTCATAGAAGCAGCTAAAGCGATTGGAGCAAGTAATACAAGAATTATATTTAGACACATAATTCCTAACTCATTAGCTCCTGTTATTGTTCAAGCAACATTAGGAGTTGCAAGTGCAATATTATCAACAGCAGGTTTAAGTTTTATAGGACTTGGAATTCAACCGCCAGCTCCAGAGTGGGGATCTATGCTATCTGGAGGTAGACAATACCTAAGATATGCTTGGTGGGTAACAACTTTCCCAGGAGTTGCTATAATGATAACAATTCTTTCTCTTAACCTATTGGGAGACGGATTAAGAGATGCCTTAGACCCAAGATTGAAACAGTAG